Proteins encoded within one genomic window of Citrobacter amalonaticus Y19:
- the sbcB gene encoding exodeoxyribonuclease I yields the protein MTVKNDSIQSTFLFHDYETFGIHPALDRPAQFAALRTDSEFNVIGEPEVFYCKPADDYLPQPGAVMVTGITPQEAREKGDNEAAFAARIHALFTVPKTCIIGYNNVRFDDEVTRNVLYRNFYDPYAWSWQHDNSRWDLLDVMRACYALRPEGINWPENDDGLPSFRLEHLTKANGIEHSNAHDAMADVYATIAMAQLVKSRQPRLFEYLYTHRNKHKLAALIDVPQMKPLVHVSGMFGAWRGNTSWVAPLAWHPDNRNAVIMVDLAGDISPLLELDSDTLRERLYTAKASLGDNAAVPLKLVHINKCPVLAQANTLRPEDADRLGINRQHCLDNLKVLRENPQVRDKVVAIFAEAEPFTPSDNVDAQLYNGFFSDADRAAMKIVLETDPQNLPALDITFVDPRIEKLLFNYRARNFPGTLDEMEQQRWLEHRRQVFTPEYLQRYADELQVLYQEYADDKEKQALLKALWQYAEEIV from the coding sequence GTGACAGTTAAAAACGATAGCATACAGAGCACATTCCTCTTCCACGATTACGAAACCTTTGGCATTCATCCGGCGCTCGACAGACCGGCGCAATTTGCCGCCCTGCGTACCGATAGCGAATTCAACGTTATCGGCGAGCCTGAGGTGTTTTACTGCAAACCGGCGGATGACTATTTGCCTCAGCCGGGCGCCGTGATGGTCACCGGGATCACCCCACAGGAAGCACGGGAAAAAGGTGACAATGAAGCTGCGTTTGCCGCGCGGATCCACGCACTGTTTACGGTGCCGAAAACCTGCATTATTGGCTACAACAACGTGCGTTTCGACGATGAGGTCACGCGCAACGTGCTGTACCGCAACTTCTACGATCCCTACGCGTGGAGCTGGCAGCATGATAACTCGCGCTGGGATCTGCTGGACGTCATGCGCGCCTGCTACGCCCTGCGCCCGGAAGGCATCAACTGGCCAGAAAATGACGACGGGCTCCCGAGCTTTCGCCTGGAGCATCTGACGAAAGCGAATGGAATCGAACACAGCAACGCGCACGATGCAATGGCGGACGTCTATGCCACCATTGCCATGGCGCAACTGGTGAAGTCGCGTCAGCCGCGTCTGTTTGAGTATCTCTATACGCACCGCAACAAGCATAAGCTGGCCGCGCTGATTGATGTGCCGCAAATGAAGCCGCTGGTGCATGTTTCCGGCATGTTTGGCGCATGGCGCGGCAACACCAGTTGGGTTGCGCCGCTGGCCTGGCATCCGGATAACCGCAATGCGGTGATTATGGTTGATCTGGCCGGTGATATTTCGCCGTTGTTGGAACTGGACAGCGACACACTGCGCGAGCGTCTGTACACCGCCAAAGCCAGTCTGGGCGATAACGCCGCAGTCCCTCTGAAACTGGTGCACATCAACAAATGTCCGGTGCTGGCGCAGGCGAATACGCTGCGTCCGGAAGATGCTGACCGTCTGGGCATTAATCGCCAGCACTGCCTCGATAATCTGAAAGTACTGCGTGAAAATCCGCAGGTGCGTGACAAAGTGGTCGCTATCTTTGCTGAAGCGGAACCGTTCACGCCGTCTGACAACGTCGATGCCCAGCTCTATAACGGTTTCTTCAGCGATGCTGACCGGGCGGCAATGAAGATTGTGCTGGAAACCGATCCGCAGAATCTGCCGGCACTGGATATCACCTTTGTCGATCCGCGTATTGAAAAACTGTTGTTCAACTATCGGGCGCGTAACTTCCCCGGTACGCTGGATGAAATGGAACAGCAGCGCTGGCTGGAGCACCGTCGCCAGGTCTTTACGCCGGAATATTTACAGCGCTATGCCGATGAGTTGCAGGTGTTGTATCAGGAATATGCGGATGATAAAGAGAAGCAGGCACTGCTGAAGGCGCTGTGGCAGTACGCCGAAGAGATTGTCTGA
- a CDS encoding tyrosine-type recombinase/integrase, translated as MAISDTKLRSIYGKPYSGPSEITDSDGLGIRITPKGIISFQFRFRWDGKQHRLGLGRYPAIMLRDARNMVADLRESVDKGIDPRTLSGGSKAQKKPTVKDCLDYWEKNYVDIALREKTQALYRSTVIKHMSDAFSGIPIEDIPVRLWVERFTEEERINPRRARQLLVQLRSAIGWCTRRQFIRPVELMMLQPKDVGIKSAVGEVTLSYNQLAKIWLAIERSRGSTSNKLLHQLLMLYAARNSELRLAVTDEFDREEGVWTVPAEKSKTNRIIRRPIFGAADDLLKKAEMTYGNILFPGPDLKKSMTIAGANRYLGRIEASLGIGEFSAHDFRRTLATRLSEEGVAPHVIEKMLGHELGGVLSVYNKHDWIAEQKAAYELYAEKIFWHIKKISG; from the coding sequence ATGGCGATCAGTGACACTAAGCTTCGCTCCATCTATGGTAAACCATATTCCGGCCCATCTGAAATTACTGATTCTGACGGGCTCGGTATACGCATTACGCCAAAAGGCATTATCAGCTTTCAGTTCCGTTTCCGCTGGGACGGGAAGCAGCATCGACTTGGACTTGGACGTTATCCGGCAATAATGCTTCGCGATGCCCGCAACATGGTTGCAGATTTAAGGGAGTCGGTCGACAAAGGAATTGATCCGCGTACGCTGTCCGGTGGCAGTAAGGCACAAAAAAAGCCAACGGTAAAAGACTGCCTCGACTATTGGGAGAAGAACTACGTTGACATCGCACTTCGTGAAAAAACACAAGCACTCTACAGGTCGACTGTCATCAAGCACATGAGCGATGCCTTCTCTGGCATTCCGATTGAGGATATTCCCGTCAGGCTATGGGTTGAACGCTTCACTGAAGAAGAGCGCATTAACCCAAGACGTGCGCGTCAGTTGCTGGTGCAGCTTCGTTCCGCTATTGGCTGGTGCACCAGAAGGCAGTTCATCCGCCCTGTTGAGCTTATGATGCTGCAGCCGAAAGATGTCGGGATAAAATCTGCGGTTGGTGAGGTCACTCTCAGTTATAACCAACTGGCGAAGATATGGCTGGCAATAGAACGGAGTAGGGGATCAACATCTAACAAGCTTCTTCACCAGTTGCTGATGCTTTACGCCGCCAGAAACAGCGAACTTCGCCTGGCTGTTACTGATGAGTTTGATCGCGAGGAAGGTGTTTGGACTGTGCCGGCAGAGAAAAGCAAAACCAACAGGATTATCCGGCGTCCTATATTCGGCGCGGCTGATGATTTGCTTAAGAAGGCGGAAATGACATACGGGAATATTCTTTTCCCGGGACCAGATCTAAAAAAATCCATGACTATTGCCGGCGCTAACAGATATCTCGGCAGGATTGAGGCGTCACTGGGTATTGGTGAATTTTCCGCACATGATTTCAGACGCACTCTGGCGACGAGGCTATCAGAGGAAGGTGTAGCCCCGCACGTAATTGAAAAAATGCTAGGGCATGAGTTGGGCGGAGTGCTTTCTGTTTACAACAAACATGACTGGATCGCCGAACAGAAAGCTGCCTATGAGCTGTACGCCGAAAAAATATTCTGGCACATCAAAAAGATTTCTGGTTAA
- the hisG gene encoding ATP phosphoribosyltransferase produces the protein MLDNTRLRIAIQKSGRLSDDSRELLARCGIKINLHTQRLIAMAENMPIDILRVRDDDIPGLVMDGVVDLGIIGENVLEEELLNRRAQGEDPRYFTLRRLDFGGCRLSLATPVDETWDGPAALDGKRIATSYPHLLKRYLDQKGVSFKSCLLNGSVEVAPRAGLADAICDLVSTGATLEANGLREVEVIYRSKACLIQRDGEMTDAKQQLVDKLLTRIQGVIQARESKYIMMHAPSDRLEEVIALLPGAERPTILPLAGDQQRVAMHMVSSETLFWETMEKLKALGASSILVLPIEKMME, from the coding sequence ATGTTAGATAACACCCGTTTACGCATAGCGATTCAGAAATCAGGTCGTTTAAGTGATGATTCACGCGAATTACTCGCCCGCTGCGGTATTAAAATTAACTTACACACCCAGCGCCTGATTGCGATGGCAGAGAATATGCCAATTGATATTCTGCGCGTGCGTGACGACGATATCCCCGGTCTGGTGATGGACGGCGTCGTTGACCTGGGCATCATTGGCGAGAACGTTCTGGAAGAGGAACTGCTGAACCGCCGCGCTCAGGGCGAAGACCCGCGCTACTTTACGCTACGTCGCCTCGACTTCGGCGGTTGTCGCCTTTCTCTGGCAACGCCCGTTGATGAAACCTGGGATGGCCCCGCCGCGCTTGATGGCAAACGCATTGCAACCTCTTATCCGCACCTGCTCAAACGTTATCTCGACCAGAAAGGCGTCTCCTTTAAATCCTGTCTGCTGAACGGTTCGGTGGAAGTGGCCCCGCGCGCGGGCCTCGCCGATGCCATCTGCGATCTGGTCTCAACCGGTGCCACGCTTGAAGCCAACGGCCTGCGAGAAGTAGAAGTCATTTATCGCTCTAAAGCCTGCCTGATCCAGCGTGACGGCGAGATGACAGACGCCAAGCAGCAACTGGTCGATAAGCTGCTGACCCGTATTCAGGGCGTTATTCAGGCTCGTGAATCGAAATACATCATGATGCACGCGCCGAGCGATCGTCTGGAAGAGGTGATCGCCCTGTTGCCAGGTGCCGAACGCCCGACCATTCTGCCGCTGGCCGGCGATCAGCAGCGCGTGGCAATGCACATGGTAAGCAGCGAAACCCTGTTCTGGGAAACAATGGAAAAACTGAAAGCGCTCGGTGCCAGTTCGATTCTGGTGCTGCCGATTGAGAAGATGATGGAATAA
- a CDS encoding APC family permease, giving the protein MSHNATPKTSRVELRKTLTLIPVVMMGLAYMQPMTLFDTFGIVSGLTDGHVATAYAFALIAILFTALSYGKLVRRFPSAGSAYTYAQKSISPTVGFMVGWSSLLDYLFMPMINILLAKIYFEALVPSVPSWIFVVALVAFMTISNLRSIKTVANFNTLIVILQMGIVAVIVGLIIYGVSNGEGAGTLTSTRPFWSEGAHVVPMITGATILCFSFLGFDGISSLSEETKDAERVIPKAIFLTALIGGLVFIGASYFLQLYFPDISRFKDPDASQPEIMLYVAGKTFQWGVLIFSSVTVLASGMAAHAGVSRLMYVMGRDGVFPTRFFGYVHPKWRTPAWNVLLVGAIALLAIKFDLVTATALINFGALVAFTFVNLSVISQFWIREKRNKTLKDHFNYLVLPVCGALTVGALWINLEESSMVLGLIWAGIGLVYLACVTKSFRNPVPQYEDIAQ; this is encoded by the coding sequence ATGTCGCATAACGCTACTCCAAAAACCTCTCGCGTGGAATTGCGTAAAACGCTTACGCTGATTCCGGTTGTCATGATGGGTCTTGCCTATATGCAGCCGATGACGCTGTTCGATACGTTTGGTATCGTTTCAGGCCTCACTGACGGTCACGTTGCAACGGCTTATGCCTTTGCGCTGATCGCTATTCTTTTTACGGCGTTGAGCTACGGTAAACTGGTTCGCCGTTTCCCGTCTGCTGGCTCAGCGTATACCTATGCCCAGAAATCCATTAGCCCGACCGTCGGCTTTATGGTGGGTTGGTCATCCCTGCTGGACTACCTGTTCATGCCGATGATCAACATCCTGCTGGCTAAAATTTACTTTGAAGCGCTGGTGCCGTCCGTGCCGTCGTGGATCTTTGTCGTCGCGCTGGTGGCCTTTATGACCATCTCTAACCTGCGCAGCATCAAGACCGTGGCGAACTTCAATACCCTGATTGTGATCCTGCAGATGGGCATTGTGGCGGTGATTGTTGGCCTGATCATCTATGGTGTCTCGAACGGTGAAGGTGCCGGTACGCTGACCAGCACGCGTCCGTTCTGGTCGGAAGGCGCGCACGTCGTGCCGATGATTACCGGGGCAACGATTCTGTGCTTCTCGTTCCTGGGCTTTGACGGTATCTCTTCGCTGTCTGAAGAGACCAAAGATGCGGAGCGCGTGATCCCGAAAGCTATCTTCCTGACGGCGCTGATTGGCGGTCTGGTGTTCATCGGGGCCTCATACTTCCTGCAGCTGTACTTCCCGGATATCTCTCGCTTTAAGGATCCGGATGCCTCTCAGCCGGAAATCATGCTGTACGTGGCGGGTAAAACCTTCCAGTGGGGCGTGCTGATTTTCTCCAGCGTGACCGTTCTGGCTTCCGGTATGGCGGCACATGCAGGTGTCTCTCGTCTGATGTACGTGATGGGACGTGACGGCGTATTCCCGACGCGCTTCTTCGGTTATGTACACCCGAAATGGCGTACTCCGGCGTGGAACGTGCTGTTGGTGGGGGCGATTGCTCTGCTGGCGATTAAATTTGACCTGGTGACGGCGACAGCGCTGATCAACTTCGGTGCGCTGGTGGCGTTTACCTTCGTGAACCTGTCTGTGATTTCCCAGTTCTGGATCCGCGAAAAACGCAACAAGACGCTGAAAGACCACTTCAACTATCTGGTGCTGCCGGTATGCGGCGCGCTGACCGTTGGCGCACTGTGGATTAACCTGGAAGAGAGCTCCATGGTTCTGGGTCTGATCTGGGCCGGTATCGGTCTGGTGTATCTGGCCTGCGTGACCAAAAGCTTCCGCAACCCGGTTCCGCAGTACGAAGATATCGCGCAGTAA
- the tsuA gene encoding thiosulfate utilization transporter TsuA/YeeE, which yields MFSMILSGVICGALLGFVMQRGRFCLTGGFRDMYVAKNNRMFYALLIAISVQSVGAFALIQAGVIRYDAGAFPWLGTVVGGYIFGIGIVYAGGCATGTWYRAGEGLIGSWIALATYMVMSAVMRSPHASGLNQTLKTYSTEHNSIADTLNLSVWPLIAVLLVVTLWVVSKELKKPKLKVATLPPRRTGLAHILFEKRWHPFVTAVLIGLIALLAWPLSEATGRMFGLGITSPTANILQFLVAGDSKFLNWGVFLVLGIFLGSFIAAKASREFRVRAADAATTLRSGFGGILMGFGASIAGGCSIGNGLVMTAMMTWQGWIGLVFMILGVWTASWIVFVRPQRKARLATDAAN from the coding sequence ATGTTTTCAATGATTTTAAGCGGGGTTATCTGCGGCGCGCTGCTCGGTTTTGTGATGCAACGCGGTCGATTCTGCCTGACCGGTGGTTTCCGCGATATGTATGTCGCCAAAAACAACCGCATGTTCTATGCGCTGCTGATCGCGATTTCTGTCCAGAGCGTCGGTGCCTTTGCGCTGATTCAGGCGGGGGTGATTCGCTACGATGCTGGCGCGTTCCCGTGGCTTGGTACCGTTGTTGGCGGCTACATTTTTGGGATTGGGATTGTCTATGCGGGTGGATGTGCCACCGGAACCTGGTATCGTGCGGGTGAGGGGCTAATCGGCAGCTGGATTGCGCTGGCAACCTACATGGTGATGAGCGCGGTGATGCGTTCGCCTCATGCCAGCGGGTTAAACCAGACGCTGAAGACGTACAGCACGGAGCACAATTCCATTGCCGACACGCTGAACCTCTCCGTCTGGCCGCTGATTGCGGTTCTGCTGGTGGTGACGCTCTGGGTGGTCAGCAAAGAGCTGAAAAAGCCAAAGCTGAAGGTGGCCACTTTACCGCCGCGCCGTACCGGGCTTGCGCATATTTTGTTTGAAAAACGCTGGCACCCGTTCGTGACGGCGGTGCTGATTGGTCTTATCGCGCTGCTGGCCTGGCCGCTGAGCGAAGCGACCGGGCGCATGTTTGGGCTCGGGATCACCTCGCCGACGGCTAACATCCTGCAGTTCCTGGTGGCGGGAGACAGTAAATTCCTCAACTGGGGCGTTTTCCTGGTGCTGGGGATTTTCCTCGGCTCGTTCATTGCAGCGAAAGCCAGCCGTGAATTCCGCGTACGCGCTGCTGATGCCGCAACGACACTGCGCAGTGGCTTCGGCGGGATCCTGATGGGCTTTGGCGCCAGCATTGCTGGGGGCTGTTCTATCGGCAACGGTCTGGTGATGACGGCGATGATGACCTGGCAGGGCTGGATTGGCCTGGTATTTATGATCCTTGGCGTCTGGACCGCGTCGTGGATTGTGTTTGTACGACCGCAGCGTAAAGCCCGTCTGGCAACCGATGCGGCAAATTAA
- the hisL gene encoding his operon leader peptide, protein MTRVQFKHHHHHHHPD, encoded by the coding sequence ATGACACGCGTTCAATTTAAACACCACCATCATCACCATCATCCTGACTAG
- a CDS encoding LysR substrate-binding domain-containing protein, which translates to MKPLLDVLIILDALEKEGSFAAASAKLYKTPSALSYTVHRLESDLNIQILDRSGHRARFTRTGQMLLEKGREVLHTVRELEKQAIKLHEGWENELVIGVDDTFPFSLLAPLIESFYQHHSVTRLKFINGVLGGSWDALTQGRADIIVGAMHEPPSSSDFSVARLGELEQVFAVAPHHPLAQEAEPLSRSTIKRYRAIVVGDSSSLSSASATQLLDDQEAITVFDFKTKLELQISGLGCGYLPRYLAQRFLESGALIEKKVATQTLFEPVWMGWNEQTAGLASTWWRDAILANSAIAGVYTKGETNKSSS; encoded by the coding sequence ATGAAACCACTGCTGGATGTGCTCATTATTCTCGATGCCCTTGAAAAAGAGGGCAGCTTTGCGGCGGCGTCGGCCAAACTGTATAAGACGCCGTCTGCACTCAGCTATACCGTCCACCGTCTGGAAAGCGACCTCAACATTCAGATCCTCGATCGCAGCGGCCATCGCGCCCGGTTCACGCGTACCGGACAAATGCTGCTGGAGAAAGGACGTGAAGTCCTGCATACCGTGCGGGAACTGGAAAAGCAGGCGATTAAACTCCACGAAGGTTGGGAGAACGAACTGGTCATTGGCGTAGACGATACGTTCCCTTTTTCCCTGCTTGCCCCACTGATTGAATCCTTTTATCAACATCACAGCGTCACGCGTCTGAAATTCATTAACGGCGTGCTGGGCGGATCGTGGGATGCGCTGACCCAGGGCAGGGCAGACATCATTGTCGGCGCGATGCATGAACCCCCTTCCTCCAGCGACTTTAGCGTTGCGCGTCTGGGCGAACTGGAGCAGGTCTTTGCAGTCGCGCCACACCATCCTCTGGCTCAGGAGGCGGAGCCGCTGAGTCGCAGCACCATCAAACGCTATCGCGCGATTGTGGTGGGTGACAGTTCGTCTCTCTCTTCTGCAAGCGCGACGCAACTGCTTGATGACCAGGAGGCAATTACCGTCTTCGATTTTAAAACCAAGCTGGAACTGCAAATCAGCGGTCTGGGATGCGGTTATCTTCCACGCTATCTGGCGCAGCGCTTCCTGGAAAGTGGGGCGCTGATCGAGAAAAAAGTGGCAACACAAACGCTCTTTGAACCAGTGTGGATGGGGTGGAATGAGCAGACCGCAGGACTCGCCAGCACCTGGTGGCGGGATGCAATTTTAGCAAATAGTGCTATTGCTGGAGTCTATACAAAAGGCGAGACAAACAAATCAAGCAGTTAA
- a CDS encoding SDR family oxidoreductase, which produces MKKVAVVGLGWLGMPLAMSLTARGWRVTGSKTTQDGVEAARMSGIEGYPLRLEPELVCETDDLDALMDVDALVITLPARRSGPGEEFYLQAMQELVDSALAYRIPRIIFTSSTSVYGDVQGTVKEGTARNPVTASGRVLKELEDWLHNLPGTSVDILRLAGLVGPGRHPGRFFAGKTAPDGEHGVNLVHLEDVIAAITLLLQAPKGGHIYNICAPSHPARNVFYPQMARLLGMEPPQFRNSTDNGKGKIIDGSRICNELGFEYQYPDPLVMPLE; this is translated from the coding sequence ATGAAAAAGGTCGCAGTTGTCGGTTTAGGATGGTTAGGCATGCCGCTGGCGATGTCGCTTACTGCCAGAGGCTGGCGGGTGACGGGGAGCAAAACCACCCAGGATGGCGTGGAAGCGGCCAGAATGAGCGGGATCGAAGGATATCCGCTTCGGCTCGAGCCTGAGCTGGTGTGTGAAACAGATGACCTGGATGCGCTGATGGATGTCGACGCGCTGGTGATTACCTTACCGGCTCGTCGCAGCGGTCCCGGCGAAGAGTTCTATCTGCAAGCCATGCAGGAGCTGGTGGACAGCGCGCTGGCTTACCGTATTCCGCGCATTATCTTTACCAGTTCGACCTCCGTCTATGGCGACGTGCAGGGGACGGTGAAAGAGGGAACTGCGCGTAATCCGGTCACTGCCAGCGGTCGCGTGCTAAAAGAACTGGAAGACTGGCTGCATAATTTACCGGGTACCTCGGTAGATATCCTGCGTCTGGCCGGACTGGTGGGACCAGGACGTCATCCGGGGCGCTTCTTCGCGGGCAAAACCGCCCCTGACGGTGAGCATGGCGTCAATCTGGTCCATCTGGAAGATGTCATTGCCGCCATCACCCTGCTGTTACAGGCACCGAAGGGGGGACACATCTATAATATATGTGCGCCTTCGCATCCTGCCCGCAATGTATTCTATCCGCAGATGGCGCGTCTGCTGGGAATGGAGCCGCCGCAGTTCCGTAATTCCACGGATAACGGTAAAGGTAAAATTATAGATGGCAGCCGGATCTGTAATGAGCTTGGGTTTGAATACCAGTATCCCGATCCGCTGGTGATGCCGTTGGAGTAA
- a CDS encoding helix-turn-helix transcriptional regulator → MSDIEMINEKEVMRMIRVSSRMTIWKYTKHHNFPKPIRTHPKQYLQSEVEAWILNGGINQKSF, encoded by the coding sequence ATGAGTGATATTGAAATGATTAACGAAAAAGAAGTGATGCGAATGATCCGGGTTTCGTCTCGTATGACCATCTGGAAATACACGAAGCATCATAACTTTCCGAAACCGATCCGCACCCACCCCAAGCAATACTTACAATCTGAGGTGGAAGCGTGGATTTTAAACGGCGGAATTAACCAGAAATCTTTTTGA
- the hisD gene encoding histidinol dehydrogenase, with protein MSFSTIINWNTCSPEQQRELLMRPAISASDSITRTVSEILDNVKARGDDALREYSAKFDKTEVAALKVTAEEMTAASARLSDDLKQAMAVAVQNIETFHNAQKLPTIDVETQPGVRCQQVTRPVASVGLYIPGGSAPLFSTVLMLATPARIAGCKKVVLCSPPPIADEILYAAQLCGVQDVFNVGGAQAIAALAFGSESVPKVDKIFGPGNAFVTEAKRQVSQRLDGAAIDMPAGPSEVLVIADSGATPDFVASDLLSQAEHGPDSQVILLTPDADIARRVAEAVERQLAELPRAETARQALSASRLIVTKDLAQCIAISNLYGPEHLIIQTRNARELVDDITSAGSVFLGDWSPESAGDYASGTNHVLPTYGYTATCSSLGLADFQKRMTVQELSKAGFSALASTIETLAAAERLTAHKNAVTLRVNALKEQA; from the coding sequence ATGAGCTTTAGCACAATCATTAACTGGAACACTTGTTCCCCTGAGCAGCAGCGTGAATTACTGATGCGCCCGGCGATTTCCGCGTCTGACAGCATCACGCGTACCGTGAGCGAGATTCTGGATAACGTCAAAGCCCGTGGTGATGACGCCCTACGCGAGTACAGCGCAAAGTTTGATAAAACCGAGGTTGCGGCGCTGAAGGTGACCGCGGAAGAGATGACCGCCGCCAGCGCACGACTGAGCGACGATCTTAAGCAAGCGATGGCCGTCGCGGTGCAAAACATTGAGACCTTCCACAACGCGCAAAAATTACCGACCATTGATGTGGAAACCCAGCCTGGCGTACGCTGCCAGCAGGTGACGCGCCCGGTAGCGTCCGTCGGTTTGTATATTCCCGGCGGATCCGCCCCGCTCTTTTCTACCGTTCTGATGCTCGCCACCCCGGCACGTATTGCGGGTTGTAAAAAGGTGGTGTTGTGTTCCCCGCCGCCGATTGCCGATGAAATTCTCTACGCGGCGCAACTGTGCGGCGTGCAGGATGTCTTTAACGTCGGTGGCGCACAGGCCATAGCGGCGCTGGCGTTCGGCAGCGAATCCGTACCAAAGGTGGACAAAATTTTTGGTCCTGGAAACGCGTTTGTGACCGAAGCAAAACGCCAGGTCAGCCAGCGTCTTGACGGCGCAGCGATTGATATGCCAGCCGGTCCTTCCGAAGTGCTGGTGATTGCTGACAGCGGCGCAACACCCGATTTCGTCGCCTCCGATCTGCTTTCGCAGGCGGAGCACGGCCCGGATTCTCAGGTGATTCTGCTGACCCCGGATGCCGATATCGCCCGTCGCGTTGCCGAAGCCGTTGAACGCCAACTGGCTGAACTCCCGCGCGCAGAAACGGCGCGTCAGGCGCTCAGCGCCAGTCGACTGATCGTGACGAAGGATTTGGCGCAGTGTATTGCCATCTCTAACCTGTATGGTCCCGAGCACTTAATTATCCAGACCCGCAATGCCCGCGAACTGGTTGATGATATCACCAGCGCCGGGTCGGTGTTTCTTGGCGACTGGTCGCCGGAATCGGCGGGCGATTACGCCTCCGGGACTAACCACGTGCTGCCGACCTACGGGTACACGGCCACCTGTTCCAGTCTCGGACTGGCGGATTTCCAGAAGCGTATGACGGTTCAGGAACTGTCTAAAGCGGGATTCTCCGCGCTGGCTTCAACCATTGAGACACTGGCGGCGGCGGAACGCCTGACCGCTCACAAAAATGCCGTCACCCTGCGCGTTAACGCCCTGAAGGAGCAAGCATGA
- the tsuB gene encoding thiosulfate utilization sulfurtransferase TsuB/YeeD has translation MAIKKLDVVTQVCPFPLIEAKAALAEMASGDELVIEFDCTQATEAIPQWAAQEGHAITDYQQVGDAAWSITVQKA, from the coding sequence ATGGCGATTAAAAAACTGGATGTGGTCACGCAGGTTTGCCCGTTTCCACTGATTGAAGCAAAAGCCGCGCTGGCTGAAATGGCGAGCGGTGACGAACTGGTGATTGAGTTTGACTGCACCCAGGCAACCGAAGCGATCCCACAGTGGGCGGCACAAGAAGGGCATGCGATTACGGATTATCAACAGGTTGGCGATGCCGCCTGGAGCATCACCGTACAGAAAGCGTGA
- the yoeI gene encoding membrane protein YoeI has protein sequence MGQFFAYATVFAVKENDHVA, from the coding sequence ATGGGGCAATTTTTTGCTTACGCGACGGTATTCGCCGTAAAGGAGAATGACCATGTCGCATAA